ATGTTATTTTGAATTATTTTTTTTAAACAAAATCGTAATAAATTAATTGGAAATAATTGAGGAGTTAAAGCATGCCAAATATTTTTTCTTTCAATAGTGTATGATATCTTTTTAGTATTATGACTAACATATTTTATAGTATCAGATATAGGTCTTGCTAGAATACCACCTATTTTACTCTTTTTAGTAATAGAAATTAATTTTTCTAAATCTTGATAACTTATACATGGTCGAACAGCATCATGTACTATAACCCATTTTTCATGTATTGGTAAAACTAAACCTGATAAAACTGAATTAATTCTTTTATTACCACCTATAACAGAAACAACTCGTATATCAGATGAAATAGATAATTTTTTAAAATAATTATCTTGTTTATTTAAACTTACAATAACTCGAACTATATTAGGATGTGATAATAACGCAATTAAGGTATATTCAAGAATTGTTCTATTTTTAATTTTGATATATTGTTTTGGAATACCAGATAACATTCTTTTACCTACCCCTGCAGCTGGAACAATAGCGACAATTTTAGGTTGAAAACAATGCTTAAACATAATTTATACCTAATTTTTATATTTAAAATATAATTTTATTTAATATAAATTTAAAAAATTTTTAATCTTTAATATGACTATTTAGTTGTTCAATTTCTGATTTTAATTTATTATTTTTTATCTCAAGTTCTTTATTTTTTTTTTTTTGGACAATAATTTTTTTATATATTTTAATATAATCTAAAACACCATTTTTACCAATCCAAAGTGAATATTGTAACCAAATAAATAATAAAAATAAAAATATTTTTAATATTTTCATATAATTGCTCGAAATAATTTTTTGTTATTTTAAAATATTAGAAAAACATATAATATTTTTTTGATATAAAACTTTAATTATTTTTTTAATATTTTTTTTAAAAGAAACAGTTCCATCTAAATAAATATCTGGTTTTTCTGGTTCTTCGTATAATGAATTAATTCCAGTAAAATCAATAATTTTTTTTTGACGAGATTTTTTATATAATCCTTTAGGATCACGTTCTTCACATATTTTTATAGGAGTATCAACAAAAACTTCTAAAAAATTATTTTTTCCTAAAATATTAGCAACCATAAATCTTTGTTTTCTATATGGAGAAATAACTGCAACTAAAACTATCAAACCTGCATCTAACATTAATTTAGATACTTCCGCAATACGTCGAATATTTTCATTTCGATCTTCAAGAGAAAAATTTAAATCTGAACATAATCCACATCGAATATTATCACCATCTAAAACATAAGTATGAATACTATTTTTAAATAAAACATTCTCTAATATATTAGCAATAGTAGATTTTCCAGAACCTGATAACCCTGTAAACCATATAACAATAGATTTATGAATATTATTTTTCTCTCGTTTTATACGAGTAACTTCATATTTTTGAAAAATAATATTTTTTTTGAATTGATTATTCATTTTAATATAAACCTATAATTTATTCTTTATATTCCAATGTGGAAAATATTTTAAAATTAAATTATATAAATCTAATTCAAAACCTTTCATTTTATTTTTAATAATAATTGATTTATCTTTTTTATATTTTTGAATCATACCTGCACCCACTGTATCATTCTTTAGAACATCAATAAAAATCATATTACCTGTAAATTTATTTATTCTATAATCATCAAATAAAACAGGTTCACTAAATATAACTTTTATTCTACCAATGCTATTTAATTGTAATGAATTAGATTCATTTTTTACTAAAGTATTAACATTAATTTGAAATAAGATTTCTTTAATATAAACACGTATTTTTTTACCTGATAATTTAGCATTATATGATTTTCCAACTTCTAAAGAATCATTAGACATCCAGACAATATTAATTATAGCTTCCTGAGAAGGTTGAATAACAGAATCAACATTAACAAAAAAATCACCTCGACTAATATCAATTTCATCTTTTAATACTATTGTAATTGGTTCACCACAGTGCGCAATTTTTAAATCTTGATTAAATGTTAAAATACGAGTAACAGATGAAATAATATTAACAGGTAATATTTTAATTGATTGACCTACATAAATTTCACCAGAAAATAACGTCCCTGAATATCCTCTAAAATTAGAATTAGGACGATTTACATATTGTACTGGAAATCGAATCTCTTTTGAATAAATATTATTATTTATTTCTATTGTTTCTAAAAGTTTTAATAATGTATAACCTTTATACCAAGGCATATAATTACTAGAAAATACAATATTTTCACCTATTAAAGCTGATATAGGAACAAAAAAAATTTTTAAATTTTGAGGAAGTTTTTGAGAAAATAATAAAAAATTTTTTTTTATTTTTAAAAAAATTTTTTCATTATAATCTACTAAATCCATTTTATTTACTGCTACAATTAAATATTTTATTCCTAATAATGTAGATATAAAACTATGTCGATAAGTTTGTTCAGATAATCCTTTTTTTACATCAACTAAAATAACAGATAAATCACAAGTAGAAGCACCTGTAACCATATTACGTGTATATTGCTCATGACCTGGTGTATCAGCAATTATAAATTTTCTTTTATCAGTAGAAAAATAACGATATGCTACATCAATTGTAATACCTTGTTCACGTTCAGATTGCAAACCATCTACTATTAATGCAAGATCAAGATTTTTTCCTTGAGTACCATGATATTTACTATCTTTTTTTAAAGAAGATAATTGATCATCATAAATTTGCTTAGTGTCATGTAATAAACGACCAATTAGAGTACTTTTACCATCATCTACACTACCACATGTTAAAAATTTTAATAATGTTTTTTTCTTGTCTAAATCTATCCAATTATAAAAATGATCGAAAAAATTTATGTTTTTTGTATTAAAATGAGTGTTCATTTTAGTTAAATTTCACCTATATTTAATATATTTTTAAAAATAACCCTGTCTTTTTTTAAATTCCATTGAATTTTTTTGATCATAATCAATAGATCGACCCATTCTTTCACTAGTTTTAGTTATTAGTGTCTCTTTAATAATATCTTCAAGATTAATAGCATTCGACTCAATTGCACTGGTTAAAGGCCAGCAACCTAAAGTTCTAAACCTTACCATTTTATGCATCACTTTTTCATTTTTATTAATTTTCATACGTTCATCGTTAATTACTAAAAGAATTCCATTTCTTTCTATAACTGGACGCATAGCAGAAAAATATAAAGGAACAATTTCAATTTTTTCTAAAAAAATATATTGCCAAATATCTAATTCAGTCCAATTAGATAACGGAAAAACACGAATATTTTCACCTTTATTAATTTGACTATTATAATTCCACCATAATTCCGGTCGTTGTTTTTTTGGGTCCCATTGATGAAATTTATCACGAAAAGAATAAATACGCTCTTTAGCACGGGATTTTTCTTCATCTCTTCTAGCACCACCAAATGCAGCATCAAATTGATATTTATTTATTGCCTCCTTTAACCCCTCTGTTTTCATGACATCAGTATATTTAGAAATATTACTATTAAATGGATTAAGACCTAGTAATTTACCTTTCATATTATGATGTATAATTAATTCTAAATTAGAATTTTTCACAATACGATCTCTAAAAGTATACATTTCTTTAAATTTCCATCCAGTATCTACATGTAATAATGGAAATGGTATACGACCTGGGTAAAACGATTTTTTTGCGAGATGTAACATAACAGAAGAATCTTTTCCAATAGAATAAAGCATTACAGGATTTTCAAATTCTGCTACAACCTCTCTCATAATATAAATACTTTCTGATTCTAACTGACGTAAATAAGTAGTATTTTTTTTAAACATTATATTTCCTTAAATCTTTATTATAGAGATCTAGTACTACTATTTTATTAAAATAAAGTCGAATCTTTAAACCATGTTAATTTTTTATGTAATGAAACTACATCTCCAATAATTAATAAAGAAGGGCTAATAGTTAATTTAAATATTTTATCAATTTCATCTAGACGTCCTATAGTAACTTTTTGTTTTATGGTAGTACCCTGACTAATAATAGCTACTGGAGTAGATTGTAAACGACCATTTAAAATAAGCTGTTTAGAAATTTCAGAAGCTTTTAAGGAAGCCATATATATCACTAAAGTATAAGAAGAATCAGATAAAACAGACCAATTATTTAAAACATTATTAAAACATTTATGACCTGTAATAAATATCACTCCTTGTGCATAATCACGATGTGTTAATGGTATCCCAGAATAAGCAGATATTCCAATTCCAGCTGTGATTCCAGGAACTACTTGAACATTAATATTAGCATTTTTTAAAGCTTCCAACTCTTCCCCTCCACGACCAAATATAAAAGGATCTCCCCCTTTTAAACGTACTACTTTTTTTCCTTCTTTAGCTAAAAAAATTAATAATTTTATAATTTTTTTCTGTGTAATACTTTTAATTCCAGCTTTCTTTCCAACATAAATGCATTTTGCATCTCTACGAATAAAATTTAATATATCTTTAGAAATTAAGTTATCATATAATACTACATCTGCGTCTTGCATTACTTGTACAGCTCTTAAAGTTAATAAATCACTATTCCCAGGTCCAGCTCCAACTAAAATAACTTCTCCAATTAATGTATTGGGTCTTTTAATCATATTTTTTAAAATAGAAATAGCTTTTTTTTCTTGTCCATTAATTACATATTGAATAAAAATACTGTTAAATAACTTTTCCCAGAAATTTTTTCTTTCTAATATATTAGAAAAATTATTTTTAACTATCTCTCTCCATTTTCCAGCAATTTTAGCAATATTTCCAAATTTTATAGGTAACATTGATTCAATTTTTTTACGCAATAAACGGAGTAAAACTGGCGCTTTTCCTGCTGAAGAAATAGCTACGATTATAGGAGACCGATTAATAATAGATGGAAAAATAAAAGAACATCTTGATTTATCATCAACCACGTTAACTAATATTCTATTTTTATTACATATTTCAAAAATTTTTTTATTTAATTTAGTATTATTAGTAGCTGCTATAACTAAAAACATATTTTCTAAAAAAGATATTTTAAATTCTTTAGAAATCCAAAATATTTTTTTATTTTTAATTAAATCTTGAATTTCTAAAGATACATCTTGAGAAATAATATTAATGATAGCTTTACAACTTAATAATATTTTTATTTTATTTAGTGCAATATCACCAGCACCTATAATAAGTATATTTTTTGATTTTAAATCTAAAAAAACAGGTAAATAATCCATATTAAACCTATAAAATACAATAAAAAAATTATATAAAATTTAAAACTATTAAAATGTAAATTTTAAATATTTTAAATTTAATTATTATTGTGTAATCCGCATTCTCTTTTTAAACCAAAAAATCGAGTTTCCTCTTCTAACATACCTGGTTTATATTTTTTAGTAGTATGTACGTCTCCAACGGAAACATAACCATCTTTTAATAATGGATGATTATCTAAACTATTATCTTTAATATATTTATAAATATGGTCATTAGACCAATCTACAATTGGAAGAATTTTAAAAACTCCTTGTTGAATAGAAATATATGGTAAATTATTTCTACTATTAGATTGTTGACGACGTAATCCTGCAAACCATGTCTTTACAGATAACTTTTTTAAAGCTATATTCATTGGTTCTATTTTGTTAATTTTATTATATAGATCAATTCCACGAATTCCTTGTTTCCATAATTTTCCATATCGTGCTTCCTGCCATGCTGGAGAAATATTTGATCGAAAAACTTTCAAGTTTAATTGAAATTTTTTTTCTATCATATCAATAAAACGATATGTTTGAGGAAATAAATATCCTGTATCAATTAATACAACAGGAATATTAGATTTTTGTTTAATTAAAAGATGTAATAATACAATAGATTGAATACCAAAACTAGAAGATATAATATGCACGCTAGGTAATTTACTTAAAGCCCAAGATATACGTTTTTCAACTGAATATTTTGATAGTAACATATTACATTCAGATAATAATTCTTTTTTTTTTGAAAAATCTAATGTATTTATGTTTTCATAATTAAAGTACGGCATTTTTTCTCACTATTAATTCCAAAAATCGTAGATAGGATTAATTACTGCTTTAACAATATTTTTTCGAATCACAAAATCACCAAAATCTTCATTTTCATTACGATAAATTGACCAATTTTTTATTAAAAACTTTAAATGAATTAAAATTTCTTTTTCTGTAATATTTTCTTTATATATTTTTGGAATTCTAGTACCTATTCTATTTCCACCAATATATAAATTATATCTTCCCATTGATTTTCCAATTAAACCAATTTCAGATAATAAAGATCTACCACAACCATTAGGACATCCAGAAATACGAAAAATAATTATTTCTTTTTCTACACCGTATTTTAACATAATACATTCTATTTCATGAATAAAAAATGATAATATTCGCTCTGCCTCTGCCATAGCTAATGGGCAAGTTGGAAAAGATACACAAGCCATAGAATTCTCGCGCAATTTACTATTTTTTTTAATTAATCCATGAGATATAGCAATTTTTTCAATATTATTTTTATTTGAATTTGATATTTCTGAAATAATAATATTTTGATTAGATGTTAATCTAAAATTTCCTTTATGAATAGTTGAAATTTTTAATAATCCTGATTTTAACAATTGATTCTTATTATCACATATACGTCCATTTTGTATAAATATTGTTAAACTCCAATTATTATTAATATCTTTTTTCCAGCCTATTTGATCTCCTCGAGTTGTAAAAAAATAAGGTTGAATTGGTTTAAAAATAACATTTGCTCTTTTTTCAACTTCTTTCTTGAAAATATTTAATCCTACATTTTCTATAGTATATCTAGTTTTTGCATTTTTACGATCAGTTCGATTACCCCAATCTCGTTGCGTTGTAACTATAGCCTGAGCTATAGATAAAGTATCATTAATATTAATATACCCTAATTCAACTGCAAGAGCAGGCCAAGTTTTTTTATTTCCATGAGTAATTGATAACCCCCCGCCTATTAATACATTAAATCCAATAATTTTATCATTTTTTGTAATAGCTATAAAATTCATATCATTTGCATATAAATCTACATCATTATAGGGAGGAATAACTACTGTCGTCTTAAATTTTCTTGGTAAATATGTTTCACCTAAAATAGGTTCATTATCAGTACTAAAAACTTTTTTATGATCCAACCAGATTTCTGCATATGCTTTTGTTTGAGGTAGTAAAAAATTAGAAATTTTTTTAGACCATTGATAACATTCTTTATGTAATTTAGATTCCATAGGATCAGAGGTACAAAGTACATTTCTATTAACATCATTTGCAGTTCCAATAGAGTCTAAACCTATTTGATTTAATAATTGATGAATATTTTTTAAATTTTTTTTTAAAATACCATGCAATTGAAAAGTTTGCCGGTTAGTTAATCGAATAGTACCATATAATGTATGTTTAGTAGCAAATGAATCAATTTTTAACCATTGTTTAGATGAAATTACCCCACCGGGTAATCTACAACGTAACATCATAGCATAACGAGGTTCTAATTTTTGTTCATTACGTTCTAAACGAAGATCACGATCATCTTGTTGATACATACCGTGAAATCGAATTAATGAAAAATTATCTCCAGTAAAACCATTAGTAATCTCATTTTTTAAATCATTAATAATAGTACCTCTAAGATAATTACTATTTTTTTTAATATGCTCTTCTTTTGTAAGATTTGAAGATTTTTCTTTTTTAAAATTTTTTATCATTAATATATATCTCTTTGATAACGACGAGTTAAACGTAAATTATCTAAAAATTTATTTGCACTTTCTATATTCATATTTCCATAATAGCTAATAATATCTAATAATGCTTGATGAACATCTTTCGCCATATTAGAAGCAGAACCGCATACATATATATATGATTGATCTTCTATCCAATTCCATATTTCTTTTCCACATTCCTTCATTTTATCCTGTATATATATTTTTTTTTCTTGATCTCTCGACCATGCTAGAGTGATATTTGTAAGCAATCCTTTTTTTAAATACCTTTGCCATTCTATTTGATATAAAAAATCTTCAGTAAAATTAGGATTTCCAAAAAAAATCCAATTTTTACCAGTTGATTTATCATTATCTCTTTGTTGCATAAATGCTCTATAAGGAGCTATACCTGTTCCTGAACCAATCATAATAATAGGTTTTGTTTGATCATCAGGCAATCTAAAATTATTATTTTCTTCAATAAAAATTTCTAAAGGATCATCAATTTTTAATAACACTGATAAATAACCTGAAGCACCTCCTAAATGTATTTCTCCAGATATATTTTTTTTCACTACACTTACTGTAATATGAATTTCATCAATATTTTCAGCTTGTGATGAAGAAATTGAATATAATCGCGGTGTTAAAGGACGTAAAATATTAATAAAATCTTGGCAGGAAATATGATAAGGATGATCTTTAATCATATTAATTAATGGGGTATTTTCAACATATTTTTCTAAATATTGATCATTTGATACTATATTTTTTAAAAATTTATTTTCTGTAATATCAGCATATTTTTTTACAATATTTTTAGTATTTTTAGTTAATTCAAAATGATTTTTTAACGCTTCAAATATATTTATTTTTTTATTTTTAAACTTTATTAAACTAGATTTTTTTATAGATAAAGTTTTTAATATCTTTTTTACTAAATTAATATCATTTTTATACCACACTCCTAATGCATCACCAGGTTTATATTTAATATTTAAATTACTAATATCTATTTCAATATGACGAATATCTTTAGTAGAATTTCTACCGGTGATTTTCTGATTATTTATAATATTTGCTACAGCAGGACTATATTTTGTATAATTTTTTATTGTATTAGAATTTTTTTCTAATGATATCGTACTAGACGATGATAAAATATTAACCTTATTTAATACTAATAATAATTCTTTTGACCATTTTATATAATTATCTTCATATTCAATATCATTATCTAATCGATCTATCAGTTTAGAAGCTCCTAATTCATTTAATCTCTTATCAAAATCTTTTCCTGCTTGGCAAAATAAATTATAAGAACTATCTCCCAATGAAAATATACTATATTTTAGATGATTTAATTTAGGAGCCCTTTTCGACATAATAAATTTGTATAAAGATAAAGCTTCTTCAGGAGGTTCTCCCTCACCCTGAGTTGAGATAATTAAAATTAAAAATTTTTCATTTTTTATATTTTTAAAATTATAATCAGAAGCTTTAATTAAATAAGTTTTTTTATTATTTTTATTTAAATATGCATTAAGACGCTTTGAAAGTAATCTAGCATTACCTGTTTGAGAAGCAGATACAATTGTAATTATATGGTCATTTATATTTTTTTTTTCTAAATCAAGTACATTGATATTATTTTTATCATTAAAAGAATTTTGATTAGCTAAATTCCAAAAATAACCAGAAATCCAAGCAAGCTGAACATTAGAGCAATTTTTTTCAAAATCTTTTAAAAGTTCTATTTGATTTGAATCTAATGGAAAGATAGAATTAAAAAAATTTTTATTTTTCATTATACTAAATACCTAAATTTTATAAAAATAAAATTAATATAATTAATTTAATATAATTTACATAAATTATTAATTTTTATCTACTAATAAAAACATTGAAATTATTTATAATTATAATATTAAATATAAAAAGTTTACTTGTTTTCTAATTTAATTAATTTAGATTTAGCATTTTCAATTATTATATTAGGTATACTAGATAATGAAGTTATTGATATTCCGTAATTTTTTTTCAATAAACATGTTTTTATATATTCATAAATTAATTCTAATTTTATTAATTTAACAAAATAAGTGGAAAATAAAAATATTGATTTTGTTTTTTAAAATAAGATACTCAGAACATAACCAAGCCAAGGATAATCCATCATTAGTAGATACACCTTTATCTAATTCATCTACTAATACTAAACTATGTAAAGTAGCATAATTTCAAATATTAAATATTTCTTTTGTTTCTACTATAAATATAGATTTACCATTACTTAAACTATCTAATGTATTAATATGCGTAAAAATTTTATCAATAGGGCTAATACAAGCATATTTTTCAATTATAAAACTACCTTATAAACTATTATAAGAATTAAATTAATTTATCTCATATATTTACTTTTTTCAGCTATATTAAATCTTTTGATAAGTAATGATCAATTTTTTAATTTAACAAAATAAAATTACTGATAAATAGATTATCTAAATGAAATTTAACAACTGGATATTGACTATTTATTTTATTAAAAAATATCGTATTTTTTAGTTATTTAGAATATATATAATTTAAAAAAATAACACATTCATATGAATTTACTAAAACATCTAATTCTGATAATACTATAGAACTATCTTTTAATTTTGTTTAAAACAGATCTATAATATCAAACAATTCAAAACTCTTTCTAATCTAAAATTAATACCTGAAATTTTTATATTATTAACTTTTTTATATTCTTTTAATAATAGTATAGTATAACGCTCAGTATTTTTTAAAAACTTCTATCTTTATATAATATTTTGGAATAATTGATGTATGACATTGTCTAATTTGAAAATAATAATTAATTGTATTATATCTAATTTAAAATGAATCAATCATCAATTTTTTTCTTTGATTTCAAATTTTGTAAATATTCTTAAGAATTATTTTTTTAAAGCTCTTAAATCATCAAGTTTTTAACTATAATGTAAAATAATTACATTTCTATCTCGAGTAGATATAAGAACACTTTTTTTTAATAAATTTTTTTAGTAAAGATTTTATTATTTTAAAATTTCCAATTCTAATATTTATCTGTTTTTATATCATTACAATTAACTTGTTTTAGTATAAAATGTAAACAAAATAGTATTTCTAATGTAAAACACATTCTTATAAAATCACGAGGTGAGCTATCGTTAAGGAAATTCTAGAACATATTTTTTTAAATCACTAACTTGACAAAAAATACTTTGTATTTCTTAATAAAAAATTTTTAAAAAATTAATCATTTTTGTCTTTTTCTAACTAATCTATAATCTTTTAAAGGAGATTTTAACCATCTATTCAATAATTTACTACCCAAAATTTTTTTTTTTATTTAATATAAAAATAATTTTTTTTTTTTTTTTTTTTTTTTTTTTTTTTTGAAATGCTTTCAGTAATTTCAAAACTTTTATAAATACTTTTATTTATAAAAATACTATTTTCATATAGTTAAATTCATTTCAAAAATATGAGATAAACAACTTATATATATTTATTTAGAATATTTCAATAAACAACTAGAAAAACATATAACAAAATGATTCTTTTTAATATAAAATCCATCTAAATTACAAGTTTTAAATTTTGAATTTAATAATTTATAAGAAGAATCTAAATCAAAATCCAATAAAGAATAACGATTACTAAAAAATTTATTTTTTTAATTAATTCAACATCTTTCAAATTATCAGGATATAATAATTATTTAGAATTTGTATGTTTAATCTATGAAATTAAAGAATTTTAGAACAGTATTAATAAAAACCAAAAAATCTAAAGAAAGATCTAAAATAGTATATGCAAATTTATTATTTTCTTTCCAAATTAACCCAATAAAATTATCTTTAGTATCTTCAAGAAAAACTTTATCTATAATAATAACTAGAGTAATTATACAAACTACTTTTCAGGTAGTTAATTTATTTTTAGAATATTCATCTTTAATCTAATTATATTACAATAGGTTCACCTAATTTAATTAATTTAAAAAATATAATAGTCTGATGTGTGACATGAAAAACAAACCATTGGTACAACGTTATTATTTTAATATCCTTTTTTATATAATTTTTAATATACTAGAAATATATTTTCATCATCAAAAGATAATTCATAAAAATCACCCATATGATAAAAAGTAACATATCAAGGTATTTTGATTTTAAAGATAAATATTATTTTATCATATAAGTATGATTAATTTCTTTAAAAATAAAATTATTTTTTATTATTTGATATCTAGTTGAAAATATAAACTTATTTATAAAAAATATTAAATTAAACTGTTTATTATTATATAAAAAATATTTTATTGAAATAAATTATAAATTATATTCGTTTTTTAAAATATTTAAATTTGGATAAAATTATGAAACAACTATTAATTTTTTTATTTAGTATATTATTTTCTTATAATTCTTTAAGTTGCGAATTTAGTAATAAAAAAGAATATAATATAAGAAAAAAAAATATTTCTGATGTTCCAGAAATAATGAATTTTTTTTCTTTTTTTTGCCCATATTGTTATGAAATTGAAAAAAATTATAATATTTATAAATTAATAAAAAAAAAGAAAAATAAAAATATAAATATAAAAACGTACCACGTGAATTTTTTAGGAGGAAAATTAGGAAAAATCCTAACAAAAGCATGGATAGTAGCAGAACAAATGGGTGTTGAAGATAAAATAATAATACCTATTTTTCAAGGAATTCAAGAAACTCATACTATTCAAAATGTTGATAATATTAAAAAAATATTCTTAAAAAATACTTCAATTAGTATTAAAAAATATAATCAATTTTGGAATAGTTTTTTTATTAAAATACTAATTCAAAAACATAATGATGATATTAAAAAAGCAAAATTAAATTTTATCCCTACAATGTTAATAAATGGAAAATATATAATTGAATTTTCTAAATTAGAAGTATTATTTAAAAACAATTTTTCAAAAAAATATATTAAATTAATAAATTTTTTATTAAAAAACAAGTAAATATTAAAATATAAAAAATAACTTTATAAGATAAAAAAAATGCATATAAAAAAACAACCAATAATTATAATAGATGGAAATTTATATTTATATCGATCTTATTTTACCTTTCAATATTTTAACTATAATCAAGAAAATCCATATGGAGCAATATATGGTATGTTAAAAACAATAAAAAATATTTTAATGAAATATTATTATTCAAAAAAAATTATTATTATATTTGATTCATCTAAAAAAACTTTTAGAAGCAAAATCTTTACTGAATATAAAAAAAATAGACCATCAATGCCAAATTCACTGTATATACAAATAAAACCTCTGTTTAAAATTTTAGAAGAAATTGGAATTCAAACTTTAAGTATACCTGGTATAGAAGCAGATGATCTTATTGGTAGTTTTGCCCATAAAGTTGAGCAATCTGGAGAAAATGTTTTAATTGTAAGTCATGATAAAGATATGATACAACTTTTAACAAAAAATATTCATATTTTCAATATAACTAAAAATGAAACTATTACTCCAAAAAAAATAAAAGAAAAATATGGAATTGATCCTAAAGAATTTATTGATC
The Buchnera aphidicola (Protaphis terricola) genome window above contains:
- the ispD gene encoding 2-C-methyl-D-erythritol 4-phosphate cytidylyltransferase; this encodes MMFKHCFQPKIVAIVPAAGVGKRMLSGIPKQYIKIKNRTILEYTLIALLSHPNIVRVIVSLNKQDNYFKKLSISSDIRVVSVIGGNKRINSVLSGLVLPIHEKWVIVHDAVRPCISYQDLEKLISITKKSKIGGILARPISDTIKYVSHNTKKISYTIERKNIWHALTPQLFPINLLRFCLKKIIQNNIDITDESSALEYCGYNPLIVLGSYKNIKITFPEDLIFAKFYLEELYNI
- a CDS encoding septum formation initiator family protein; translated protein: MKILKIFLFLLFIWLQYSLWIGKNGVLDYIKIYKKIIVQKKKNKELEIKNNKLKSEIEQLNSHIKD
- the cysC gene encoding adenylyl-sulfate kinase, whose protein sequence is MNNQFKKNIIFQKYEVTRIKREKNNIHKSIVIWFTGLSGSGKSTIANILENVLFKNSIHTYVLDGDNIRCGLCSDLNFSLEDRNENIRRIAEVSKLMLDAGLIVLVAVISPYRKQRFMVANILGKNNFLEVFVDTPIKICEERDPKGLYKKSRQKKIIDFTGINSLYEEPEKPDIYLDGTVSFKKNIKKIIKVLYQKNIICFSNILK
- the cysN gene encoding sulfate adenylyltransferase subunit CysN; translation: MNTHFNTKNINFFDHFYNWIDLDKKKTLLKFLTCGSVDDGKSTLIGRLLHDTKQIYDDQLSSLKKDSKYHGTQGKNLDLALIVDGLQSEREQGITIDVAYRYFSTDKRKFIIADTPGHEQYTRNMVTGASTCDLSVILVDVKKGLSEQTYRHSFISTLLGIKYLIVAVNKMDLVDYNEKIFLKIKKNFLLFSQKLPQNLKIFFVPISALIGENIVFSSNYMPWYKGYTLLKLLETIEINNNIYSKEIRFPVQYVNRPNSNFRGYSGTLFSGEIYVGQSIKILPVNIISSVTRILTFNQDLKIAHCGEPITIVLKDEIDISRGDFFVNVDSVIQPSQEAIINIVWMSNDSLEVGKSYNAKLSGKKIRVYIKEILFQINVNTLVKNESNSLQLNSIGRIKVIFSEPVLFDDYRINKFTGNMIFIDVLKNDTVGAGMIQKYKKDKSIIIKNKMKGFELDLYNLILKYFPHWNIKNKL
- the cysD gene encoding sulfate adenylyltransferase subunit CysD gives rise to the protein MFKKNTTYLRQLESESIYIMREVVAEFENPVMLYSIGKDSSVMLHLAKKSFYPGRIPFPLLHVDTGWKFKEMYTFRDRIVKNSNLELIIHHNMKGKLLGLNPFNSNISKYTDVMKTEGLKEAINKYQFDAAFGGARRDEEKSRAKERIYSFRDKFHQWDPKKQRPELWWNYNSQINKGENIRVFPLSNWTELDIWQYIFLEKIEIVPLYFSAMRPVIERNGILLVINDERMKINKNEKVMHKMVRFRTLGCWPLTSAIESNAINLEDIIKETLITKTSERMGRSIDYDQKNSMEFKKRQGYF
- the cysG gene encoding siroheme synthase CysG, with the protein product MDYLPVFLDLKSKNILIIGAGDIALNKIKILLSCKAIINIISQDVSLEIQDLIKNKKIFWISKEFKISFLENMFLVIAATNNTKLNKKIFEICNKNRILVNVVDDKSRCSFIFPSIINRSPIIVAISSAGKAPVLLRLLRKKIESMLPIKFGNIAKIAGKWREIVKNNFSNILERKNFWEKLFNSIFIQYVINGQEKKAISILKNMIKRPNTLIGEVILVGAGPGNSDLLTLRAVQVMQDADVVLYDNLISKDILNFIRRDAKCIYVGKKAGIKSITQKKIIKLLIFLAKEGKKVVRLKGGDPFIFGRGGEELEALKNANINVQVVPGITAGIGISAYSGIPLTHRDYAQGVIFITGHKCFNNVLNNWSVLSDSSYTLVIYMASLKASEISKQLILNGRLQSTPVAIISQGTTIKQKVTIGRLDEIDKIFKLTISPSLLIIGDVVSLHKKLTWFKDSTLF
- a CDS encoding phosphoadenylyl-sulfate reductase; its protein translation is MPYFNYENINTLDFSKKKELLSECNMLLSKYSVEKRISWALSKLPSVHIISSSFGIQSIVLLHLLIKQKSNIPVVLIDTGYLFPQTYRFIDMIEKKFQLNLKVFRSNISPAWQEARYGKLWKQGIRGIDLYNKINKIEPMNIALKKLSVKTWFAGLRRQQSNSRNNLPYISIQQGVFKILPIVDWSNDHIYKYIKDNSLDNHPLLKDGYVSVGDVHTTKKYKPGMLEEETRFFGLKRECGLHNNN